A genomic segment from Pollutimonas thiosulfatoxidans encodes:
- a CDS encoding CysB family HTH-type transcriptional regulator, with product MNLQQFRFVRETIRRNFNLTEAARTLFTSQPGVSKAIIEFEDELGVKIFERHGKRIKGLTKPGLVVAEVIDRIMREVDNLKKVSDEFARRDEGGLTIGCTHAQARYILPKVIPAFRERFPKVRLSLAEGNPPHLARMLLHEQADVAIATETLAQTPGLAALPLYSWEHTIVVRPDHPLAELRSSEARDISLKQLAEYPIVTYDRAFSGRRSIDEVFAAADITPDIVLEAIDADVIKTYVDVGLGIGIIAGMAFDPRRDKGLVGLPAGHLFGTHTTRVAVKSGVFLRDYVYVLLEMMAPELTREVVQEAIDKTPKAG from the coding sequence ATGAACCTCCAGCAATTCCGTTTCGTTCGCGAAACGATACGGCGCAACTTCAACCTGACCGAAGCGGCTCGCACCCTGTTCACCTCTCAACCGGGCGTGTCAAAGGCCATTATCGAGTTTGAAGACGAGTTGGGGGTGAAAATCTTCGAGCGTCACGGCAAGCGGATCAAAGGCTTGACCAAGCCAGGACTGGTCGTTGCTGAGGTCATCGACCGCATCATGCGGGAAGTGGACAACCTGAAGAAGGTCAGCGACGAGTTCGCCCGCCGCGATGAGGGTGGCCTGACCATAGGGTGCACCCACGCTCAGGCTCGTTATATTCTTCCCAAGGTCATTCCGGCTTTTCGCGAGCGCTTTCCCAAGGTAAGGCTGTCGCTGGCTGAAGGCAACCCGCCGCACCTGGCCCGCATGCTGCTGCACGAACAGGCCGATGTGGCGATTGCCACTGAGACCCTGGCTCAGACGCCCGGCCTTGCCGCCTTGCCCTTGTATTCATGGGAGCACACCATCGTGGTGCGGCCTGATCACCCATTGGCCGAACTGCGCTCGAGCGAGGCCCGCGACATATCGCTCAAACAGCTGGCCGAGTATCCCATCGTTACCTACGACAGGGCCTTTTCGGGCCGGCGCAGCATAGACGAGGTGTTCGCCGCTGCCGACATCACGCCGGACATCGTCCTTGAGGCCATCGACGCCGACGTTATCAAGACCTATGTGGACGTGGGCCTGGGCATCGGCATTATCGCCGGCATGGCCTTTGACCCGCGCCGCGATAAAGGGCTCGTCGGTTTGCCCGCAGGCCACCTGTTCGGCACGCATACCACCCGCGTTGCAGTGAAGTCGGGCGTGTTCCTGCGGGACTACGTCTACGTGCTGCTGGAAATGATGGCGCCCGAGCTGACTCGCGAAGTGGTGCAAGAGGCCATCGACAAGACACCCAAGGCGGGCTGA
- a CDS encoding DUF2325 domain-containing protein — translation MSHVVSAVVVGADRLGNIPDLLKGHNIAIRHHISGRDPSHQKKTLQLPSGTELLILLTDFLGHNVMKTFRAAAQRAGIRVLACRRSVCSMKQALNQCGYCEACPLAANEREVVAAKRRAPL, via the coding sequence ATGTCTCACGTAGTCAGCGCAGTAGTCGTCGGGGCGGATCGCCTGGGTAATATTCCGGACTTGCTAAAAGGGCACAATATTGCCATCCGCCACCACATCAGTGGTCGCGATCCCTCGCATCAAAAGAAGACCTTGCAGCTACCTTCGGGCACCGAGCTATTGATCCTGCTTACGGATTTTCTGGGCCACAACGTGATGAAGACTTTTCGTGCCGCTGCGCAACGCGCCGGCATACGGGTTCTGGCATGCCGCCGCTCGGTGTGCAGCATGAAACAGGCTTTGAACCAGTGTGGTTACTGTGAAGCTTGCCCGTTGGCGGCCAATGAGCGCGAGGTGGTAGCGGCCAAGCGGCGAGCGCCGTTATAG
- a CDS encoding C40 family peptidase, which produces MPPHRLSPYLTTDLLLRGVKTLLVASALVLAGCAANDNQQQYAQSSAERLERDRYLAQTQADPLGAYLNNRERQYATSEPQQTAKTFASTALTMLGIKYRYGGETPNTGFDCSGLVAYAAEKSLGLKLPRQSSQMAREGISVKSSELRKGDLVFFNTRGHRNSHVGIYLGDSKFVHAPRKGAVVRIESMDVAYWKKRYNGARRLAATTSRSLAANGQASQ; this is translated from the coding sequence ATGCCGCCGCACCGACTATCCCCGTACTTGACCACTGACCTCTTACTTCGCGGCGTAAAAACCCTTCTTGTCGCCTCGGCGCTGGTGCTTGCCGGTTGCGCCGCCAATGACAATCAGCAGCAATACGCGCAAAGCAGTGCAGAAAGACTGGAGCGCGACCGCTACCTGGCGCAAACCCAAGCCGACCCTCTGGGCGCTTACCTAAACAATCGCGAACGCCAGTACGCCACTTCCGAGCCACAGCAAACGGCCAAGACATTCGCCAGCACGGCGCTCACCATGCTGGGTATCAAATATCGCTATGGCGGCGAAACGCCCAACACCGGGTTCGATTGCAGCGGACTGGTGGCCTATGCCGCCGAGAAATCGCTGGGCTTGAAATTGCCGCGTCAGTCATCCCAAATGGCGCGTGAAGGCATTTCGGTCAAATCCAGCGAGCTGCGCAAGGGCGACCTGGTGTTCTTCAACACGCGCGGCCATCGCAATTCGCATGTGGGCATTTATCTGGGCGACAGCAAATTCGTCCATGCGCCCCGCAAGGGCGCGGTCGTCCGAATCGAAAGCATGGATGTCGCCTACTGGAAGAAGCGCTATAACGGCGCTCGCCGCTTGGCCGCTACCACCTCGCGCTCATTGGCCGCCAACGGGCAAGCTTCACAGTAA
- a CDS encoding heme-binding protein: protein MKSKPVLSLTDVQAILAAAAQHAVTHQWAVTISVVDDGGHLLGLTRLDGAAPISAQISPAKARSAALGQRETKSYEDIINQGRTAFLSAPGLDGMLEGGVPIIVEGQVVGAVGVSGVKSNEDVDIARAGIAALQA, encoded by the coding sequence ATGAAAAGCAAACCCGTATTAAGCCTTACCGACGTGCAAGCCATCCTGGCTGCCGCTGCGCAGCATGCTGTCACGCATCAATGGGCCGTGACCATTTCGGTGGTCGATGACGGTGGACATCTGCTTGGGCTGACGCGGCTGGATGGCGCTGCACCGATTTCGGCGCAGATTTCTCCGGCCAAGGCAAGGTCCGCAGCCTTGGGGCAGCGCGAAACCAAATCCTATGAAGACATCATCAATCAGGGCCGCACGGCATTTTTGTCTGCGCCCGGCCTGGATGGCATGCTGGAAGGCGGCGTACCCATTATTGTGGAGGGTCAGGTCGTGGGCGCCGTGGGCGTATCCGGGGTGAAGTCCAATGAAGACGTCGACATCGCCCGCGCCGGAATTGCCGCGCTGCAAGCATGA
- a CDS encoding MFS transporter has product MNHRPTQASDAPQDERAPEGRVLRSALNSGVTRREVWAWAMYDFANSGYTTVVLTTVFSAYFVGVVAAGKDWGTLAFTGALSLSYLLVMLTMPTLGARADARAGKRRLLFTSTVGCVLATLLLAFTGPGDIAWGLFALALSNYCYCVGESIIAAFLPEIAKPTALGRVSGWGWSFGYFGGMLTLGLSLALVSWASDAGQTASQYVPNVMVLTAVLFAVAAIPSFLFLRERTPASRAPAQGMFARLHAAWKETGHSYTDFRTLLVCGAFYHAGISVVITLSAVYATEAMGFTMAQTMMLVFTVNIAAAAGAFLFGYVQDRVGHKPALAVTLIGWMVMIGLAYVAVQPWVFWLAATVAGLCMGTSQSAGRAMVGALAPGQRLAEFYALWTFATQLAAVVGPLCYGIVTWTTGGNHRLALLFTGLFFLVGLAVLTRLDFDRGARVRDTMGKPQAAAL; this is encoded by the coding sequence ATGAACCACCGTCCGACCCAAGCATCGGACGCCCCGCAGGATGAACGCGCCCCAGAAGGGCGCGTTTTGCGCTCCGCGCTCAACTCGGGGGTTACCCGTCGTGAGGTCTGGGCATGGGCCATGTACGACTTTGCCAATTCGGGCTACACCACGGTCGTCCTCACCACGGTATTCAGCGCCTACTTCGTCGGGGTGGTGGCGGCCGGCAAAGATTGGGGCACCCTGGCCTTTACCGGGGCCTTGTCGCTGTCTTATTTACTTGTGATGTTGACGATGCCCACGCTGGGCGCCCGCGCGGATGCCAGGGCGGGTAAACGCCGCTTGCTGTTCACCAGCACGGTGGGATGTGTGCTCGCCACCCTGCTGCTGGCCTTCACTGGGCCGGGAGACATCGCCTGGGGTCTGTTTGCGCTGGCCTTGTCCAATTATTGCTACTGCGTTGGCGAATCCATTATTGCGGCATTTTTACCCGAGATCGCCAAGCCCACCGCGCTGGGTCGTGTGTCGGGCTGGGGCTGGAGCTTCGGATATTTTGGCGGCATGCTGACCCTGGGCTTGTCGCTGGCGCTGGTATCGTGGGCCAGCGACGCCGGCCAAACAGCAAGCCAGTACGTGCCTAATGTGATGGTGTTGACGGCTGTCCTGTTTGCCGTGGCTGCCATTCCCTCATTCCTTTTTCTGCGCGAGCGCACGCCGGCCAGCCGGGCACCGGCGCAGGGCATGTTCGCCCGGTTGCATGCAGCCTGGAAGGAAACCGGCCACTCCTATACTGACTTTCGCACATTGCTTGTGTGCGGCGCTTTCTATCATGCCGGCATTTCTGTCGTCATTACGCTGTCAGCCGTCTATGCCACGGAGGCGATGGGCTTCACGATGGCCCAGACCATGATGCTGGTCTTCACGGTCAATATTGCCGCTGCCGCAGGTGCCTTCCTGTTCGGCTATGTGCAGGACCGCGTCGGACACAAGCCGGCGCTGGCCGTCACCCTGATCGGCTGGATGGTAATGATAGGGCTGGCTTATGTGGCCGTGCAGCCCTGGGTATTCTGGCTCGCGGCGACCGTGGCGGGCTTGTGCATGGGCACCAGCCAAAGTGCGGGGCGTGCAATGGTCGGTGCGCTGGCCCCTGGGCAGCGTCTGGCAGAGTTCTATGCACTGTGGACCTTCGCCACCCAGCTCGCGGCGGTGGTCGGGCCCTTGTGCTATGGCATCGTGACCTGGACAACCGGTGGCAATCATCGCCTGGCCTTGCTGTTTACGGGTCTGTTCTTCCTGGTGGGATTAGCCGTATTGACAAGGCTGGATTTTGATCGTGGCGCCCGCGTGCGCGATACTATGGGTAAACCCCAAGCTGCCGCCCTGTGA